A stretch of the Vigna radiata var. radiata cultivar VC1973A chromosome 7, Vradiata_ver6, whole genome shotgun sequence genome encodes the following:
- the LOC106769498 gene encoding 3-hydroxy-3-methylglutaryl-coenzyme A reductase 1: MDVRRRSLPASGDSVKTQKLNKNDTLTATPTHSHAPSQTLLPLYLTNALFFALFFSVAYFLLHRWRDKIRTSTPLHAVTPSETAAIVSLVASAVYLLGFFGFASRASLDELSDEETILREDSRTPGPCPAALLDSPASKKKHNQIPLPRSKSVDKSVELSNPPPLKPSNEAARAPSPISLSPEDDEVVEAVVSGSVPSYALESRLGDCGRAATIRRAAVQRLTGRSLEGLPVQGFDYDSILGQCCEMPIGFVQIPVGVAGPLLLDGKEYTVPMATTEGCLVASTNRGCKAIYVSGGASSVLLRDGMTRAPVVRLPSAQRAAQLKFFLEDPLNYDSLAVVFNKSSRFARLQSIQCAIAGKNLYMRFRCSTGDAMGMNMVSKGVQNVLDFLQTDFPDMDVIGISGNFCSDKKAAAVNWIEGRGKSVVCEAIIKEEVVNKVLKTSVEALVELNMLKNLTGSAMAGALGGFNAHASNIVSAIYIATGQDPAQNVESSHCITMMEAVNGGKDLHVSVTMPSIEVGTVGGGTQLASQSACLNLLGVKGASTESPGANSRLLATIVAGSVLAGELSLMSAIAAGQLVKSHMKYNRSNRDMSKIVP; the protein is encoded by the exons ATGGACGTTCGTCGTCGATCGCTTCCCGCCTCCGGTGACAGCGTCAAAACCCAGAAGCTCAATAAAAACGATACCCTCACCGCCACACCCACTCACTCCCACGCCCCATCGCAAACGCTACTCCCTCTCTACCTTACCAACGCCCTTTTCTTCGCTTTATTCTTTTCCGTCGCATACTTCCTCCTCCACCGCTGGCGCGACAAGATCCGCACCTCCACTCCCCTCCATGCAGTCACTCCCTCCGAAACAGCCGCCATAGTCTCCCTCGTCGCCTCTGCTGTCTACCTCCTCGGCTTCTTCGGCTTCGCCTCCCGTGCCTCCCTCGACGAGCTCTCTGATGAGGAGACTATCCTCCGCGAAGACTCTCGCACCCCTGGCCCCTGCCCCGCCGCGCTCCTTGACTCCCCTGCCTCCAAGaaaaaacacaatcaaatccCTCTCCCACGCTCCAAATCTGTCGACAAATCGGTGGAGTTATCAAATCCTCCACCTCTAAAACCTTCTAACGAGGCAGCACGAGCACCATCACCGATTTCGTTGTCTCCCGAGGACGACGAGGTCGTTGAGGCCGTGGTTTCGGGGTCGGTTCCGTCCTACGCCTTGGAGTCGCGTCTTGGGGATTGCGGTCGGGCAGCTACGATCCGGCGTGCGGCGGTGCAGAGGCTGACGGGTCGGTCGCTGGAGGGTTTACCCGTGCAGGGGTTCGACTACGATTCGATATTGGGGCAGTGCTGCGAGATGCCGATAGGGTTCGTGCAGATTCCCGTTGGAGTGGCGGGGCCGTTGTTGTTGGATGGGAAGGAATACACTGTGCCTATGGCCACCACTGAAGGATGTCTGGTTGCCAGCACCAACAGAGGGTGCAAAGCTATTTACGTCTCTGGTGGTGCTTCTTCCGTGCTTCTCAGGGATGGCATGACCAGAGCACCCGTTGTGAGGTTGCCCTCTGCTCAGCGCGCTGCGCAGTTGAAGTTCTTCTTGGAGGATCCTCTCAACTACGATTCCCTTGCTGTCGTTTTCAACAA GTCGAGCAGATTTGCCAGGCTGCAGAGTATTCAGTGTGCTATTGCGGGCAAGAATCTGTACATGAGATTCCGATGCAGCACTGGTGATGCCATGGGAATGAACATGGTGTCTAAAGGTGTTCAAAATGTCCTTGATTTTCTTCAGACAGACTTCCCTGACATGGATGTTATTGGAATCTCTG GAAATTTCTGTTCGGACAAGAAAGCAGCAGCTGTGAACTGGATTGAAGGACGTGGGAAGTCGGTGGTGTGTGAGGCTATAATTAAGGAGGAGGTGGTGAATAAGGTGTTGAAGACCAGCGTAGAGGCCCTAGTGGAGCTTAACATGCTAAAAAACCTTACCGGTTCAGCCATGGCTGGTGCTCTTGGTGGGTTCAATGCCCATGCCAGCAATATCGTGTCTGCTATCTACATTGCCACTGGTCAGGATCCTGCCCAGAATGTGGAGAGTTCCCACTGCATCACCATGATGGAAGCTGTCAATGGTGGCAAGGACCTTCACGTGTCTGTGACCATGCCCTCGATTGAG GTTGGTACTGTAGGAGGAGGCACACAACTCGCATCTCAGTCTGCATGTCTTAATTTACTTGGTGTGAAGGGTGCAAGTACAGAATCTCCCGGTGCAAATTCTAGGCTACTGGCCACCATTGTAGCCGGTTCAGTGTTGGCGGGGGAGCTATCACTGATGTCAGCAATTGCAGCTGGACAACTTGTTAAGAGCCATATGAAATACAACAGATCTAACAGGGATATGTCTAAAATTGTCCCATAA